From Brassica oleracea var. oleracea cultivar TO1000 chromosome C3, BOL, whole genome shotgun sequence, a single genomic window includes:
- the LOC106334486 gene encoding lipoyl synthase, chloroplastic isoform X1: MIHHCSITKPTFSVPIPSHKHRHSTTFSNLTFRIRCESKDVSSMRTNAFSLSSEMESEVKKSDLYPGGMPKMGPFTGRDPNVKKPAWLRQKAPQGERFQEVKESLTRLKLNTVCEEAQCPNIGECWNGGGDGIATATIMVLGDTCTRGCRFCAVKTSRNPPPPDPMEPENTAKAITSWGVDYIVITSVDRDDLPDGGSGHFAQTVKAMKRLKPDIMIECLTSDFRGDLEAVDSLVHSGLDVFAHNVETVKRLQRPVRDPRAGYEQSMSVLKHAKISKPGMITKTSIMLGLGETDEEIKETMADLRAIDVDILTLGQYLQPTPLHLTVKEYVTPEKFDFWKTYGESIGFRYVASGPLVRSSYRAGELFVKTMVKESYAKSLS; this comes from the exons ATGATTCACCACTGCTCCATCACGAAACCCACTTTCTCAGTTCCGATCCCTTCACACAAGCATCGTCATTCCACAACCTTCTCGAATCTGACTTTCAGAATCCGATGCGAGTCCAAGGATGTCTCGTCGATGCGGACCAATGCGTTTTCTTTGTCGTCGGAGATGGAGTCTGAAGTGAAAAAGAGCGATCTTTACCCAGGAGGGATGCCAAAGATGGGTCCTTTCACAGGGAGGGATCCGAACGTGAAGAAGCCTGCTTGGCTGAGACAAAAGGCGCCACAGGGAGAGAGGTTTCAGGAGGTGAAGGAGTCGTTGACTCGTCTCAAGCTCAACACTGTTTGTGAGGAAGCTCAGTGTCCTAATATAGGCGAG TGTTGGAATGGAGGTGGAGATGGTATAGCAACTGCGACCATCATGGTTCTTGGTGATACTTGTACTCGTGGGTGTAGGTTTTGCGCAGTTAAAACCAGTAGAAATCCTCCTCCTCCTGATCCGATGGAGCCAGAGAACACTGCCAAGGCCATCACCAGTTGGGG TGTAGACTACATAGTTATAACCAGCGTAGACCGTGACGATCTACCTGATGGTGGAAGTGGACATTTTGCACAGACTGTTAAAGCTATGAAG AGACTTAAGCCGGATATAATGATAGAGTGCTTAACTTCTGATTTCCGTGGAGACTTGGAGGCTGTGGACTCTCTTGTACACTCGGGATTGGATGTTTTTGCTCATAACGTTGAGACTGTGAAGAGGCTCCAGCGACCTGTGAGGGATCCTAGAGCCGG GTATGAGCAGAGCATGTCGGTGTTGAAACACGCAAAGATCAGCAAACCTGGAATGATCACAAAGACCTCCATAATGCTCGGGCTTGGAGAAACAGACGAGGAGATAAAGGAAACAATGGCTGATTTAAGAGCTATAGATGTTGACATTCTAACACTTGGTCAGTATCTACAG CCAACTCCACTGCATCTGACCGTGAAAGAGTATGTGACACCTGAGAAGTTCGATTTCTGGAAAACATACGGAGAATCAATAGGGTTTCGCTATGTCGCAAGTGGTCCACTG GTGAGATCTTCATACAGAGCAGGAGAACTTTTTGTCAAGACAATGGTGAAAGAAAGCTATGCTAAATCTTTGTCTTAG
- the LOC106334487 gene encoding uncharacterized protein LOC106334487, which translates to MSGDDDDEPSYGSGDEVNITDGHRKRIPAAAAATPSSAASGLTRKRSRKACGDAIVEAMLEIAAASKMRAAALANNGDRFSISKCIRALDDLQGVDQQTYFVALGLFENPSSREIFISLKYEKRLKWLQGKCRAL; encoded by the coding sequence ATGTCTGGAGATGATGATGATGAACCTTCTTATGGCTCTGGAGACGAAGTAAACATCACTGATGGACACAGGAAGCGTATCCCTGCAGCAGCAGCAGCAACACCTTCTTCTGCTGCCTCTGGACTAACTCGCAAGAGAAGTCGCAAGGCATGTGGCGATGCCATAGTCGAAGCCATGCTTGAAATCGCAGCAGCGTCCAAAATGAGAGCGGCGGCTTTGGCTAACAACGGAGACAGATTCTCGATCAGCAAATGCATCAGAGCGCTTGATGACTTGCAAGGTGTTGATCAGCAAACCTACTTTGTTGCCTTGGGTTTGTTTGAGAACCCGAGTTCGCGAGAGATTTTCATCTCATTGAAGTATGAGAAACGGTTGAAGTGGCTACAGGGGAAATGTAGAGCTTTGTAG
- the LOC106334485 gene encoding zinc finger CCCH domain-containing protein 13-like — MSGVPKRSHEEGASSSAAKYPHEDSGSSYPNKSTHPLPVTPPPPPQAHHHHQQQQPHLHSIPHPHSHQQPPLASAPSPGYEVESRTVKGPRSEPRDGGGERRSPLHGVYRSPSLPVTGSSSDPHLTHPSVTLESRDGAKVESRDSRSDGREVHGEGKREVHGPKGERDAKFESNPGSYSRSDGRGIYGEAKREVQGPKSDRDAKPERLGDDFSGKGHIRENQNYNDQKGEVKMEKEGHAHLPWKEQKDYHRGKRAEGSTANVEPWVVSRGNNPQGSTEVGVKDLSAPVEGAHLEGLGENKVDAKGEDRFKDKDKKRKDLKHREWGDRDKDRNDRRGSVPFGSVTSEPREIGRETEKWERERMEQNDRERNKEKEKEKDHVKREPRTGGAEKEVSQNEKELGEASSKPAEQEHVAPEQKKLNEPEGDERESKDKRREREGDSEAERAEKRSRVGEKEPEDGCLEGEGAAERDKDAFNCGVQQRKRMLRPRGSPQTTNRDRVRSRSQDNEGVQGKPEVPVVVYKVGECMQELIKLWKEYESSHPDKSGDFASNGPTLEVRIPAEHVTATNRQVRGGQLWGTDIYTDDSDLVAVLMHTGYCRPTASPPPPTMQELRATIRVLPSQEYYTSKLRNNVRSRAWGAGIGCSYRVERCYILKKGGGTIELEPSLTHSSTVEPTLAPMAVERSMTTRAAASNALRQQRFVREVTIQYNLCNEPWIKYSISIVADKGLKKPLFTSARLKKGEVLYLETHSCRYELCFAGEKTMKAFQASQQQHSSQEAMEIDNNNNNKSQNHLPSNGDKTESDNSIIDVFRWSRCKKPLPQKLMRSIGFPLPPDHVEVLEENLDWEDVQWSQTGVWIAGKEYTLARVHFLAPN, encoded by the exons ATGAGTGGTGTTCCGAAGAGATCTCACGAAGAGGGCGCTTCTTCATCAGCAGCCAAGTACCCTCACGAGGATTCAGGATCTTCTTACCCTAACAAATCAACTCATCCCCTTCCCGTTACTCCACCACCTCCTCCTCAGGCTCACCACCACCATCAACAACAACAGCCTCACCTTCACTCCATTCCTCATCCCCATTCTCACCAACAACCACCACTTGCTTCTGCTCCTTCTCCTGGTTACGAGGTGGAATCAAGAACCGTCAAGGGTCCGAGAAGTGAGCCTAGAGATGGAGGAGGAGAGAGACGCTCTCCTCTTCACGGCGTCTATCGCTCTCCCTCCCTGCCGGTGACTGGTTCTTCAAGCGATCCTCATTTGACTCACCCCTCCGTGACGTTGGAGTCGAGAGATGGTGCTAAGGTTGAGAGCAGAGACAGCAGGAGTGATGGGAGAGAGGTACATGGTGAGGGTAAGAGGGAGGTTCATGGTCCCAAGGGAGAGAGAGATGCCAAGTTTGAGAGTAATCCCGGAAGCTATTCCAGGAGTGATGGAAGAGGGATATATGGTGAGGCGAAGAGGGAGGTTCAAGGTCCCAAGAGTGATAGGGACGCTAAGCCTGAGCGTCTTGGGGATGATTTTAGTGGGAAAGGTCATATAAGGGAGAATCAGAATTACAATGACCAGAAGGGTGAGGTTAAGATGGAGAAGGAGGGGCATGCTCACTTGCCTTGGAAGGAGCAGAAGGATTACCATAGAGGGAAGAGAGCTGAGGGCTCAACCGCAAATGTGGAGCCGTGGGTTGTATCCCGTGGTAATAACCCTCAAGGGTCAACGGAGGTTGGGGTTAAAGATTTATCGGCTCCTGTGGAGGGAGCGCATTTAGAAGGGCTTGGAGAAAACAAGGTTGATGCAAAAGGAGAAGATAGGTTCAAGGACAAAGACAAGAAGAGAAAAGATTTGAAGCATAGAGAGTGGGGGGACAGGGACAAGGATAGAAACGACCGCAGAGGGTCTGTGCCTTTTGGTAGTGTAACGAGCGAACCAAGAGAGATTGGAAGAGAGACAGAGAAGTGGGAACGGGAGAGGATGGAGCAGAATGATCGAGAAAGGAATAAGGAGAAGGAGAAGGAGAAAGATCATGTGAAAAGAGAGCCGCGGACTGGTGGTGCTGAGAAAGAGGTCTCGCAGAACGAGAAAGAGTTGGGAGAAGCATCTTCCAAGCCTGCAGAACAGGAACACGTGGCACCTGAGCAGAAGAAGCTGAACGAACCGGAGGGAGATGAAAGAGAATCAAAGGACAAAAGGAGAGAGAGGGAAGGCGACTCTGAAGCCGAAAGAGCTGAAAAGCGCAGCAGAGTCGGTGAAAAGGAACCTGAAGATGGGTGTTTGGAGGGTGAAGGAGCTGCAGAGAGGGATAAGGATGCCTTCAACTGTGGAGTTCAGCAACGGAAGAGAATGCTGAGACCGAGAGGCAGCCCACAGACCACAAACCGCGACCGTGTCCGTTCACGGAGTCAGGACAACGAAGG GGTACAAG GCAAACCAGAGGTGCCGGTTGTTGTTTACAAAGTTGGGGAATGTATGCAAGAACTGATTAAGTTGTGGAAGGAATATGAATCATCACACCCTGACAAAAGTGGTGATTTTGCAAGTAATGGCCCCACTCTTGAAGTCCGGATCCCAGCTGAGCATGTTACTGCTACTAATCGCCAA GTAAGAGGTGGCCAGCTATGGGGTACAGATATATACACAGATGATTCCGACCTTGTTGCTG TTCTCATGCATACCGGTTACTGTCGGCCCACTGCTTCTCCTCCTCCGCCGACAATGCAAGAGTTGCGTGCAACCATCCGAGTCTTGCCGTCACAAGAAT ACTATACTTCCAAGCTGAGGAACAATGTCCGCTCTCGAGCATGGGGAGCTGGAATCGGATGCAGTTACAGAGTTGAGCGGTGCTATATACTGAAG AAAGGAGGTGGTACCATTGAACTCGAGCCCTCTCTTACCCACTCCTCAACCGTTGAGCCAACACTTGCACCAATGGCTGTTGAAAGATCTATGACCACCAGAGCTGCAGCTTCG AATGCTCTGCGGCAACAAAGGTTTGTTCGAGAAGTAACAATACAATACAACCTCTGCAATGAACCTTG GATCAAGTATAGCATAAGCATTGTCGCCGATAAAGGTCTCAAGAAGCCTCTCTTCACCTCTGCCCGCTTGAAGAAAGGAGAAGTTTTGTACCTTGAAACACATTCTTGCAG GTATGAGCTCTGTTTCGCTGGAGAGAAGACTATGAAAGCATTCCAAGCCTCACAACAACAACACTCGTCACAAGAAGCTATGGAGATCGATAACAACAATAACAACAAGTCACAGAACCACCTTCCTTCAAACGGTGACAAAACAGAATCAGACAACAGTATAATAGATGTTTTCCGTTGGTCTCGATGTAAGAAGCCTCTCCCGCAGAAGCTTATGCGGTCCATCGGGTTTCCACTCCCACCAGATCATGTCGAG GTGTTGGAGGAGAATCTTGATTGGGAAGATGTACAGTGGTCACAAACTGGTGTTTGGATTGCTGGAAAAGAGTACACACTTGCTCGCGTTCACTTCTTGGCTCCCAATTAA
- the LOC106335560 gene encoding VQ motif-containing protein 31 isoform X3, translating into MNNQGSQNVATCKPVTTFVHTDTDTFREVVQRLTGPSESNAAAIPEATAIKTAIQRKPTSKLHERRQCMRPKLEIVKPPLSLKPTGDKADPDSCTTNNEEEERAIKERRFYLHPSPRSKPGYTEPELLTLFPLTSPNSSGRP; encoded by the exons ATGAATAACCAAGGAAGTCAGAACGTTGCAACTTGCAAGCCCGTCACCACATTTGTCCACACTGACACCGACACTTTCAGAGAAGTCGTGCAGCGCTTGACAGGTCCATCAGAGAGCAATGCTGCAGCGATACCAGAAGCAACAGCGATAAAAACCGCCATTCAAAGGAAGCCCACTTCTAAGCTCCATGAGAGAAGGCAATGCATGAGGCCAAAACTTGAAATTGTCAAACCTCCTCTAAGCTTAAAACCCACTG GAGATAAAGCAGATCCAGATAGTTGTACAACAAACAACGAGGAAGAGGAGAGAGCCATCAAAGAAAGACGCTTTTACTTGCATCCATCGCCAAGGTCTAAACCAGGATATACCGAGCCAGAGCTGCTTACTTTGTTTCCTTTAACATCTCCCAATTCGAGTGGCAGACCATAA
- the LOC106335560 gene encoding VQ motif-containing protein 31 isoform X2, with protein MNNQGSQNVATCKPVTTFVHTDTDTFREVVQRLTGPSESNAAAIPEATAIKTAIQRKPTSKLHERRQCMRPKLEIVKPPLSLKPTEGDKADPDSCTTNNEEEERAIKERRFYLHPSPRSKPGYTEPELLTLFPLTSPNSSGRP; from the exons ATGAATAACCAAGGAAGTCAGAACGTTGCAACTTGCAAGCCCGTCACCACATTTGTCCACACTGACACCGACACTTTCAGAGAAGTCGTGCAGCGCTTGACAGGTCCATCAGAGAGCAATGCTGCAGCGATACCAGAAGCAACAGCGATAAAAACCGCCATTCAAAGGAAGCCCACTTCTAAGCTCCATGAGAGAAGGCAATGCATGAGGCCAAAACTTGAAATTGTCAAACCTCCTCTAAGCTTAAAACCCACTG AAGGAGATAAAGCAGATCCAGATAGTTGTACAACAAACAACGAGGAAGAGGAGAGAGCCATCAAAGAAAGACGCTTTTACTTGCATCCATCGCCAAGGTCTAAACCAGGATATACCGAGCCAGAGCTGCTTACTTTGTTTCCTTTAACATCTCCCAATTCGAGTGGCAGACCATAA
- the LOC106335560 gene encoding VQ motif-containing protein 31 isoform X1, which produces MNNQGSQNVATCKPVTTFVHTDTDTFREVVQRLTGPSESNAAAIPEATAIKTAIQRKPTSKLHERRQCMRPKLEIVKPPLSLKPTGKTPSSKSGITNLLTSPLGASASLFSNLFLIEGDKADPDSCTTNNEEEERAIKERRFYLHPSPRSKPGYTEPELLTLFPLTSPNSSGRP; this is translated from the coding sequence ATGAATAACCAAGGAAGTCAGAACGTTGCAACTTGCAAGCCCGTCACCACATTTGTCCACACTGACACCGACACTTTCAGAGAAGTCGTGCAGCGCTTGACAGGTCCATCAGAGAGCAATGCTGCAGCGATACCAGAAGCAACAGCGATAAAAACCGCCATTCAAAGGAAGCCCACTTCTAAGCTCCATGAGAGAAGGCAATGCATGAGGCCAAAACTTGAAATTGTCAAACCTCCTCTAAGCTTAAAACCCACTGGTAAGACCCCATCATCTAAATCTGGTATTACCAACCTTTTAACAAGTCCACTGGGCGCCTCTGCTTCATTGTTCTCTAACTTGTTCTTGATAGAAGGAGATAAAGCAGATCCAGATAGTTGTACAACAAACAACGAGGAAGAGGAGAGAGCCATCAAAGAAAGACGCTTTTACTTGCATCCATCGCCAAGGTCTAAACCAGGATATACCGAGCCAGAGCTGCTTACTTTGTTTCCTTTAACATCTCCCAATTCGAGTGGCAGACCATAA
- the LOC106335558 gene encoding putative pentatricopeptide repeat-containing protein At5g08490: MEVLRQIIQSFRFLSGFGVDHRVLSDVLKACASVSELRSGRALHGCVAKLGHLGCNEVSKSVLNMYAKCRRMDDCQKMFRQMNSVDPVVWNIVLTGLSHSCAHETMRFFKGMLFEDEPRPSSVTFAIVLPVCVRLGKAAYNGKVLHSYIIKIGLEKDTLVGNALVSMYAKSGFVLPDAYAAFDSIADKDVVSWNAFIAGFSENNMKVNALRLFSTMLKESVEPNYATIANILPVCASMDKSIAYGSGRQIHGYVVQRSWLQSHVNVCNSLVSFYLRVRRIGEAASLFTTMGSRDLVSWNVVIAGYASNCEWSKALQLFRKLVHKGDVSPDSVTIVSILPVCAQLTNLTIGKEIHSYVLRRAYLLGDTSVGNTLISFYARFGDTCAAYWVFSLISKKDIISWNAILDAYADSPRHSQFMNLLHHLFDEAIIPDSVTILSIVKFCTNVLGVGKVKEVHGYSVKAGLLNDEDEPMLSNALLDAYAKCGNVEYAQRIFQGLSKKRTLVTYNSMLSGYVNSGSQDDAQLLFREMSTTDLTTWSLMVRIYAESCCPSEAIDVFREIQARGMRPNTVTIMNLLPVCAQIASLHLVRQCHGYIIRGGLGDIRLKGTLLDVYAKCGSLKNSYSVFQLEAHKDLVMFTSMIAGYAVHGMGKEALLIYSRMMDLGIKPDHVFITTLLTACCHAGLIQDGLQIFDSIRTVYGLKPTMEQYASVVDLLARGGRLDDAYSFVTEMPVEPNENIWGTLLRACITYNRMDMGRLAANHLLQAESEDIGNYVLISNMYAADGKWEGVKELRKLMKKKEMKKPAGCSWLDVDGKMNVFMSGDSSHPGRNSMFDVLNALVVQMKEPVAF; encoded by the coding sequence ATGGAAGTTTTAAGACAAATTATTCAGAGTTTCCGGTTTCTATCTGGTTTTGGAGTTGATCACAGAGTTCTTTCGGATGTCCTCAAAGCCTGCGCTTCAGTTTCTGAGCTCAGGTCAGGGAGAGCTCTACACGGCTGCGTGGCAAAGCTTGGTCATTTGGGGTGCAACGAGGTTTCCAAGTCGGTTCTCAACATGTATGCGAAATGCAGGAGAATGGATGATTGCCAGAAGATGTTCAGGCAAATGAACAGTGTTGATCCCGTTGTTTGGAACATTGTTCTCACTGGACTTTCTCATTCTTGTGCTCATGAGACGATGAGGTTCTTCAAAGGAATGCTCTTTGAAGATGAGCCTAGGCCTAGCTCTGTTACCTTTGCGATTGTTCTTCCTGTGTGTGTTCGCCTTGGGAAGGCTGCATACAATGGGAAGGTTTTGCATTCTTATATTATCAAGATTGGTTTGGAGAAAGATACGCTTGTGGGCAACGCTCTCGTTTCCATGTATGCTAAATCCGGTTTTGTTCTCCCTGATGCCTATGCTGCGTTTGATAGTATAGCTGACAAAGACGTTGTCTCGTGGAATGCGTTTATTGCTGGGTTCTCTGAGAACAATATGAAGGTTAATGCGCTTAGATTGTTTTCTACGATGCTTAAGGAGTCTGTAGAGCCGAATTATGCAACGATTGCGAATATTTTGCCGGTTTGTGCTTCTATGGATAAGAGCATTGCGTATGGAAGTGGTAGGCAGATTCATGGTTATGTTGTGCAGAGGTCTTGGTTGCAGAGTCACGTTAACGTGTGCAATTCTCTTGTGAGTTTTTATTTGAGAGTTAGAAGGATAGGAGAAGCAGCCTCATTGTTTACGACGATGGGTTCCAGAGATCTGGTGTCATGGAACGTTGTCATAGCTGGTTATGCATCAAACTGTGAGTGGTCTAAAGCTTTGCAGTTATTTCGAAAGTTGGTGCATAAGGGGGACGTTTCTCCTGATTCGGTAACCATCGTCAGCATCCTACCTGTCTGTGCGCAGTTAACTAACTTGACCATTGGCAAAGAGATCCATAGTTATGTTTTGCGACGTGCTTACCTCTTGGGGGATACATCAGTTGGGAATACTCTCATTAGTTTCTATGCGAGATTTGGTGACACATGTGCAGCATATTGGGTCTTTTCACTGATATCTAAAAAGGACATTATATCTTGGAATGCTATACTTGATGCCTATGCAGACAGTCCAAGACATTCTCAGTTTATGAACCTCTTGCACCACTTATTTGATGAAGCAATCATTCCTGACTCTGTTACTATTTTAAGCATAGTCAAATTCTGCACAAATGTACTGGGAGTTGGTAAAGTAAAAGAAGTTCATGGGTACTCAGTTAAAGCGGGTCTTTTAAACGATGAAGACGAACCCATGCTGAGCAACGCGTTGCTTGATGCATATGCCAAATGTGGTAACGTAGAATACGCTCAAAGGATTTTTCAGGGCTTATCAAAGAAGAGAACCTTGGTTACATATAACTCAATGTTATCAGGATACGTTAACAGTGGAAGTCAGGATGATGCTCAGCTTCTGTTCAGGGAGATGTCTACTACTGATCTCACCACTTGGAGTTTGATGGTTCGTATCTACGCTGAAAGTTGCTGTCCTAGTGAAGCCATTGATGTTTTCCGTGAGATACAAGCTCGAGGGATGAGGCCTAACACTGTGACTATCATGAATCTCCTTCCTGTTTGTGCGCAGATAGCATCTCTGCATCTAGTAAGACAATGCCATGGATATATTATTAGAGGCGGACTTGGTGATATCCGCCTGAAGGGGACTCTATTAGATGTATATGCAAAATGTGGCAGCTTGAAGAATTCGTACTCTGTTTTCCAGTTAGAAGCTCATAAAGATCTGGTTATGTTCACTTCTATGATTGCTGGGTATGCTGTACATGGTATGGGTAAGGAAGCACTTCTGATCTACTCTCGTATGATGGACTTGGGCATTAAGCCGGATCACGTTTTCATAACTACTCTGTTGACTGCATGCTGCCATGCTGGATTAATACAGGATGGATTGCAAATATTTGACTCAATAAGGACGGTTTATGGGTTGAAACCTACAATGGAACAGTATGCTTCTGTTGTTGATCTACTTGCTCGAGGGGGTCGACTTGATGATGCATATTCGTTCGTCACAGAGATGCCAGTTGAACCTAATGAAAATATTTGGGGAACACTGTTAAGGGCGTGTATAACGTATAATAGGATGGATATGGGGCGGTTAGCTGCGAATCATCTTTTGCAAGCTGAATCTGAAGACATTGGGAACTACGTTCTGATCTCGAACATGTATGCAGCAGATGGTAAGTGGGAAGGCGTGAAGGAGTTGAGAAAGCTAATGAAGAAAAAGGAAATGAAAAAGCCAGCAGGTTGTAGCTGGCTGGATGTGGATGGGAAAATGAATGTCTTTATGTCCGGAGATTCTTCTCACCCTGGGAGAAACAGTATGTTCGATGTACTAAATGCTTTAGTTGTTCAGATGAAAGAGCCTGTGGCGTTTTAA
- the LOC106335559 gene encoding transcription factor DIVARICATA-like, protein MTVEEVSDGSAWSREDDIAFERALASHTDESEEKWEKIAADVPGKSVEQIKEHYEVLVEDVGRIESGCVPLPDYGSPEGSSGHGGDHGGSRKKGGNSHAGESNQGSKAKSEQERRKGIAWTEDEHRLFLLGLDKYGKGDWRSISRNFVVTRTPTQVASHAQKYFIRLNSMNKDRRRSSIHDITSVGDADVSTPQGPITGQNNNNNNNTGSTAVTGGGNKSAKQAASQPPPLPSMYGTPTIGQPVTGPLVSAVGTPVNLPPPPHLAFGVHTAPVPGAPVNMGQMPYTMPRTPTAHR, encoded by the exons ATGACTGTTGAGGAAGTTAGTGACGGTTCTGCGTGGAGTAGGGAAGATGATATTGCGTTCGAGAGAGCTCTTGCTAGTCATACAGATGAATCCGAGGAGAAGTGGGAGAAGATTGCTGCAGATGTTCCGGGGAAGAGTGTTGAGCAGATTAAAGAGCACTACGAGGTTTTAGTCGAAGATGTTGGGAGGATTGAGTCAGGGTGTGTGCCGCTTCCTGACTATGGTTCTCCGGAGGGATCTAGTGGTCATGGTGGTGATCATGGAGGAAGCCGTAAGAAAGGAGGGAATAGTCATGCGGGTGAGTCTAACCAGGGGAGTAAAGCGAAGTCAGAACAAGAACGACGAAAGGGTATTGCCTGGACAGAGGATGAGCACAG GTTATTTCTTCTTGGTTTGGATAAGTATGGGAAAGGAGATTGGCGTAGCATTTCTCGCAACTTTGTGGTAACAAGAACACCAACCCAAGTCGCAAGCCACGCTCAGAAGTACTTCATTCGTCTAAACTCAATGAACAAAGACAGAAGACGATCAAGCATTCACGACATCACCAGTGTTGGCGATGCAGATGTCTCAACTCCACAAGGACCCATCACTGGTCAGAACAACAACAACAACAACAACACCGGTTCTACTGCTGTTACTGGAGGAGGAAACAAATCAGCCAAGCAAGCCGCCTCTCAACCACCTCCGCTACCTTCTATGTATGGAACACCCACCATAGGTCAACCAGTAACTGGACCGTTGGTCTCAGCAGTTGGCACGCCAGTGAACCTCCCACCCCCACCACACTTGGCTTTTGGAGTACATACTGCTCCTGTCCCTGGTGCACCAGTGAACATGGGTCAGATGCCTTACACCATGCCGCGTACACCAACTGCTCATAGGTAA
- the LOC106335877 gene encoding NADH dehydrogenase [ubiquinone] flavoprotein 1, mitochondrial-like, with amino-acid sequence MAPMRGIFGLQRAISTWKGSNRLALSLRSLSTQAASTSTTPQPPPPPPPPEKTHFGGLKDEDRIFTNLYGLHDPFLKGAMKRGDWYRTKDLLLKGTDWIVNEMKKSGLRGRGGAGFPSGLKWSFMPKVSDGRPSYLVVNADESEPGTCKDREIMRHDPHKLLEGCLIAGVGMRASAAYIYIRGEYVNERLNLEKARREAYAAGLLGKNACGSGYDFDVYIHFGAGAYICGEETALLESLEGKQGKPRLKPPFPANAGLYGCPTTVTNVETVAVSPTILRRGPEWFSSFGRKNNAGTKLFCISGHVNKPCTVEEEMSIPLKELIERHCGGVRGGWDNLLAIIPGGSSVPLIPKNICEDVLMDFDALKAVQSGLGTAAVIVMDKSTDVVDAIARLSYFYKHESCGQCTPCREGTGWLWMIMERMKVGNAKLEEIDMLQEVTKQIEGHTICALGDAAAWPVQGLIRHFRPELERRIRERAERELLQAAA; translated from the exons ATG GCACCCATGAGGGGGATTTTCGGCTTGCAGAGAGCAATATCAACTTGGAAGGGAAGTAACAGATTGGCTCTATCTTTGAGATCACTCAGCACACAAGCTGCGTCCACTTCCACCACTCCACAGCCACCACCTCCTCCTCCGCCTCCGGAAAAGACTCATTTCGGTGGTCTCAAGGATGAAGATCGGATTTTCACCAACCTCTATGGTCTACACGACCCTTTTCTCAAAGGGGCGATGAAGAGAGGTGATTGGTACAGGACTAAAGATTTGCTGCTCAAGGGTACTGATTGGATTGTTAATGAAATGAAAAAGTCTGGTCTTCGTGGTCGTGGTGGTGCTGGTTTCCCTTCTGGTCTTAAGTGGTCCTTTATGCCTAAGGTCTCTGATGGACGTCCGTCTTATTTGGTTGTGAACGCTGATGAGAGTGAGCCTGGGACTTGTAAAGATAGGGAGATCATGCGTCATGACCCTCACAAGTTGTTGGAAGGGTGTTTGATTGCTGGTGTTGGGATGAGAGCTAGTGCGGCATATATTTACATCAGGGGTGAGTATGTGAATGAGCGTTTGAATCTAGAGAAGGCTAGAAGGGAGGCATATGCAGCTGGTCTGTTGGGGAAGAATGCGTGTGGTTCTGGTTATGATTTCGATGTTTATATCCATTTTGGAGCTGGTGCGTACATTTGTGGTGAAGAGACTGCGCTTCTTGAGAGCCTCGAAGGGAAACAAGGGAAGCCTAGGTTGAAGCCTCCGTTCCCTGCTAATGCTGGTTTATATGGTTGTCCCACGACTGTTACCAATGTGGAAACAGTGGCTGTTTCTCCTACTATTCTAAGGCGTGGACCTGAGTGGTTTTCGAGTTTCGGTAGGAAGAATAACGCTGGGACAAAGCTGTTTTGTATCTCAGGGCATGTGAACAAGCCGTGTACCGTTGAAGAGGAGATGAGTATACCTCTCAAGGAACTGATTGAGAGGCATTGTGGAGGCGTTAGAGGTGGATGGGACAACCTCCTTGCTATCATTCCTGGAGGTTCCTCTGTCCCTTTGATTCCTAAGAATATATGCGAGGATGTGCTGATGGATTTCGATGCGCTCAAGGCTGTTCAATCAGGGCTAGGAACTGCAGCGGTGATCGTGATGGATAAATCAACCGATGTTGTGGATGCAATCGCGAGGCTCTCTTACTTCTACAAGCATGAAAGCTGTGGGCAGTGTACTCCATGCAGGGAGGGGACAGGTTGGCTTTGGATGATCATGGAGAGGATGAAGGTTGGCAATGCAAAGCTGGAAGAGATTGATATGCTTCAGGAGGTAACAAAACAGATCGAAGGACACACAATCTGTGCCTTGGGAGATGCAGCTGCATGGCCCGTGCAAGGTCTGATAAGGCACTTTAGGCCGGAGCTTGAGAGAAGGATCAGGGAACGTGCTGAAAGGGAGTTGCTACAGGCTGCTGCTTAA